The Glycine soja cultivar W05 chromosome 3, ASM419377v2, whole genome shotgun sequence genome window below encodes:
- the LOC114406843 gene encoding small nuclear ribonucleoprotein SmD1a yields the protein MKLVRFLMKLNNETVSIELKNGTVVHGTITGVDISMNTHLKTVKLTLKGKNPVTLDHLSVRGNNIRYYILPDSLNLETLLVEEAPKIKPKKPTAGKPLGRGRGRGRGRGRGRGR from the exons ATGAAGCTTGTCAG GTTTCTCATGAAGCTGAACAACGAAACCGTTTCAATCGAGCTCAAGAACGGAACAGTTGTTCATGGCACCATTACAg GTGTTGATATCAGTATGAATACACATTTGAAAACAGTTAAACTAACTCTGAAAGGGAAAAACCCAGTTACTTTGGATCATCTCAGTGTGAGAGGCAACAACATTCGATATTATATCCTTCCTGACAGCTTGAATCTTGAGACTTTACTGGTTGAAGAGGCTCCTAAGATCAAGCCTAAGAAGCCAACTGCTG GGAAGCCTTTGGGAAGAGGGCGGGGGCGAGGACGTGGACGCGGCCGTGGTCGTGGGCGTTAA
- the LOC114406845 gene encoding outer envelope membrane protein 7-like has product MGKAKEAAVVAGALAFAWLAIELALKPFLAKARASIDNSDPPRDPDDDALPKTTTDDVPDAADSKPAGDVPPAADTITTDAV; this is encoded by the coding sequence ATGGGGAAGGCAAAAGAAGCGGCGGTGGTGGCGGGAGCCCTAGCATTCGCGTGGCTCGCTATAGAGCTCGCTCTCAAACCCTTCCTTGCCAAGGCACGTGCTTCGATTGACAACTCCGACCCGCCACGTGACCCCGACGACGATGCTCTTCCTAAAACCACCACTGACGACGTTCCCGACGCCGCCGATTCTAAACCCGCCGGCGACGTGCCTCCCGCTGCTGATACTATAACCACCGACGCCGTCTGA